One window of Desulfobacca acetoxidans DSM 11109 genomic DNA carries:
- a CDS encoding CgeB family protein: MIKAIPELEVVIFRKALHELNRFEPELVLSTIWDIPPDVVSNFKKGPARTPITAVWCPDAMINFDRQYIFTAPWDYLFFTDEYIVEFFHNLELNAHLLPLACYPGWHRQVRLTPEEKEFYGCDITTAGNLYGVRVKVFEQLLDYDVKIWGASPGRTITSPVRRFHQHRYVGELEKSKAFNAAAIVLNNMHYAAIRGLNKRAFEACGCGGFQLISDSSVLAQYFVPGQEVVVYRNLQELRELVPYYLNRPEERAAIAAAGYRRAQSEHTYHRRLETMLRIIAADKNQSKSCQDDSIPQPGAAQPITDQEMAT; this comes from the coding sequence TTGATTAAGGCAATACCGGAATTGGAAGTGGTGATCTTCCGAAAGGCCTTGCATGAGCTGAATAGGTTTGAGCCGGAGCTCGTCTTATCCACCATTTGGGATATCCCTCCTGACGTAGTGAGCAATTTTAAAAAGGGGCCGGCTCGGACTCCCATCACCGCGGTATGGTGCCCGGACGCCATGATCAATTTTGACCGGCAGTATATCTTCACCGCCCCCTGGGATTATCTTTTTTTTACAGATGAATACATTGTAGAATTTTTCCACAACCTGGAGTTGAATGCCCATCTCTTACCCCTGGCCTGCTATCCCGGCTGGCACCGGCAGGTCCGCCTCACCCCGGAAGAAAAAGAATTTTACGGCTGCGACATCACTACCGCCGGGAACCTCTACGGTGTCCGGGTCAAGGTGTTCGAGCAGTTACTGGACTATGACGTCAAGATCTGGGGGGCATCTCCCGGCCGGACGATAACCAGCCCGGTGCGCCGCTTTCATCAACACCGTTATGTCGGGGAGTTGGAGAAGTCCAAGGCCTTTAACGCCGCCGCTATTGTCCTCAACAACATGCATTATGCCGCAATAAGAGGTTTGAACAAACGGGCCTTTGAGGCCTGCGGCTGCGGGGGGTTTCAGCTCATCAGCGATTCGTCGGTGCTGGCACAATACTTTGTTCCTGGCCAGGAGGTAGTGGTCTACCGCAACTTGCAGGAACTGCGGGAACTGGTCCCTTATTACCTGAACCGGCCTGAGGAGCGGGCCGCGATCGCCGCCGCCGGCTACCGCCGGGCCCAGAGCGAACACACCTACCACCGACGCCTGGAAACCATGCTGCGGATAATTGCCGCGGACAAGAACCAATCCAAGTCCTGCCAAGATGACAGCATACCTCAACCTGGTGCAGCCCAACCCATAACAGACCAGGAAATGGCCACATGA
- a CDS encoding class I SAM-dependent methyltransferase yields the protein MIASRKHPFERCGLASLSDLKTSEWRNLFSFLEREQEVFLAYENRFRSAEYRWPRDPLHTWSRVWEYPYVYHHLKSRREDFGTTLPLVIDLGSGVTFFPFSVARLGYQVICVDIDPICEKDLNNAVELIPHKPGKIEFKLTNGTNLPFSNAEADIIYCISVLEHIPKFEQTISEMARVLKPKGILLLTIDLDLRGDSEIGPEKYNILIENLREYFNEYYSNSTIHPADILTSVTGPYPCKILKGSDLAWSLLKQLILKLLHGTKIAQNPFFYLTVQGMVLGKR from the coding sequence ATGATTGCTAGCCGGAAACACCCATTTGAAAGATGTGGGCTCGCTTCATTATCGGATCTCAAAACATCTGAATGGCGAAATCTGTTCTCTTTTTTGGAAAGAGAACAAGAAGTATTTTTAGCCTATGAAAACAGATTTCGTAGTGCTGAATATAGATGGCCTCGTGATCCACTACATACGTGGAGTAGGGTTTGGGAATATCCATATGTTTATCATCATTTGAAATCAAGGCGGGAGGATTTTGGAACAACTTTGCCTCTGGTCATAGATTTAGGTAGTGGGGTAACCTTTTTTCCATTTTCTGTCGCCCGCTTAGGATATCAAGTTATCTGTGTCGACATTGACCCAATATGTGAAAAGGATTTGAACAATGCGGTTGAATTGATTCCACATAAACCAGGCAAAATAGAATTTAAGCTAACGAATGGAACTAATTTGCCGTTTTCAAATGCTGAAGCCGATATCATATATTGTATCAGCGTACTGGAGCATATTCCTAAATTTGAACAAACCATATCTGAAATGGCCCGTGTTCTTAAGCCTAAAGGAATATTGCTACTTACTATAGATCTAGACTTGCGAGGTGACTCAGAAATCGGGCCTGAAAAATATAACATTCTTATTGAAAATCTACGCGAATACTTTAATGAATATTATTCTAACAGCACAATTCACCCTGCTGACATTTTAACTTCCGTTACAGGTCCTTATCCATGTAAGATATTGAAAGGGTCTGACCTTGCCTGGTCTTTGCTCAAGCAATTAATCTTAAAGCTATTGCACGGAACTAAAATAGCCCAAAATCCTTTTTTTTATTTAACAGTTCAAGGGATGGTACTTGGTAAGAGATAA
- a CDS encoding class I SAM-dependent methyltransferase, with product MAPQHLAGKNIPATKFLDLSKKYDIVCLFQVLEHLVNPKKLIDDISQVLNPDARLLISVLNAEEYNKIGHSWVGFRVDLEHLNYFNLRNLSEILLSQDMYIEHFWEHKQPSVARNGDPKINISLFRKLYKKIFISLLRYFCGDNLYNQGSFVLTVLARKA from the coding sequence ATTGCTCCGCAACATCTGGCAGGAAAGAATATACCAGCAACAAAATTTTTGGATTTATCAAAAAAATATGACATAGTCTGTCTCTTTCAAGTATTGGAACATTTAGTTAACCCCAAAAAATTAATTGATGATATTTCGCAAGTTTTAAATCCTGACGCCAGGCTTCTCATATCTGTTCTCAATGCGGAAGAATATAACAAGATTGGGCATTCCTGGGTAGGGTTTCGCGTTGATTTAGAACACCTTAATTATTTCAATTTGCGTAATCTCTCTGAAATCTTGTTAAGCCAGGATATGTATATCGAACATTTTTGGGAACACAAGCAGCCCTCGGTGGCCCGCAACGGTGATCCTAAAATAAATATTAGTCTTTTTCGGAAGTTATATAAAAAAATCTTTATCAGTTTATTAAGGTATTTCTGTGGCGACAACCTTTATAACCAAGGTTCCTTTGTCCTGACCGTCTTGGCCAGGAAAGCCTGA
- a CDS encoding class I SAM-dependent DNA methyltransferase — translation MELRERFYRNYQTLNLAGETALTAQSLQGLSDYYRRSIIDKFLPPDKGLSILDLGCGCGPFLYACQQAGYRNLAGVDASPEQVALARELGLNQVIQGDLRNFLATSQERYNVITAFDVLEHFTKAEVMEILDQVYTALHPGGLFLLRTPNGEGPFAGRYFYGDFTHEVCFTRHSLAQVLRAAGFAEMSFYEVAPLPHGVKSTIRFLLWHVIKGCLWFYQAVETGGWRDRHIFTQNIMAVNKK, via the coding sequence ATGGAATTAAGAGAAAGATTTTACCGTAATTATCAGACGTTGAATTTAGCGGGGGAGACAGCTTTAACGGCGCAGTCCCTGCAAGGATTAAGCGATTACTACCGCCGAAGTATTATTGATAAATTTCTCCCGCCTGATAAAGGCCTCAGCATTCTGGATCTGGGGTGCGGCTGTGGGCCGTTTCTCTATGCCTGCCAGCAGGCAGGCTATCGAAATCTCGCTGGCGTCGACGCCTCTCCGGAACAGGTGGCTTTGGCCCGTGAACTGGGTCTGAACCAGGTCATTCAAGGCGATCTGCGCAATTTTCTGGCTACTTCTCAAGAAAGGTATAATGTTATCACCGCCTTCGATGTGCTGGAACATTTCACCAAAGCAGAAGTCATGGAGATCTTGGACCAAGTATACACCGCTTTACACCCTGGGGGGCTCTTCCTGCTTCGGACCCCGAACGGTGAGGGGCCGTTCGCAGGTAGATACTTCTATGGTGATTTCACCCACGAGGTCTGCTTCACCCGCCATAGCCTGGCTCAGGTGCTGCGGGCTGCAGGGTTTGCCGAGATGAGTTTTTATGAAGTTGCGCCTTTGCCTCACGGAGTAAAATCTACCATTCGCTTTCTGTTGTGGCATGTGATCAAGGGCTGCCTCTGGTTCTACCAGGCGGTGGAGACTGGCGGTTGGCGTGACCGGCATATCTTTACCCAAAACATCATGGCGGTTAACAAAAAGTAG
- a CDS encoding glycosyltransferase family 2 protein, with product MAKAPVSVIILTYNEEVNIRACLQSAKDLTDEIFIVDSFSTDQTLNIARAYTEKIYQNAWVHWADQRNWALDNLPLKTDWVLFLDADERLTPELCQEISETLAGKANPSVQGYYIKRNFYFLGRWLKHGGYKADYILRLIKKQQARILKRGAWEYATVQGELGYLNYPMRHEDARGLTYWIAKHNNYAIMESHELVRLDNKAGLTNEAAATNQRKIEHKFKIWLREKIWVRMPLFIRPLFYFFYRYIVQLGFLDGKEGLIYCFLHGLWYPFLVDAKYLELKKRNSHSGTSPCNNG from the coding sequence ATGGCAAAAGCTCCAGTTTCGGTGATCATCCTCACTTATAACGAAGAAGTCAACATCCGGGCCTGCCTGCAGAGCGCTAAGGACCTGACCGATGAGATCTTCATTGTGGATTCCTTCAGCACCGATCAGACCCTAAACATCGCCCGAGCATACACCGAGAAGATTTATCAGAATGCGTGGGTGCATTGGGCGGATCAACGCAACTGGGCCTTGGATAACCTGCCCCTAAAAACGGACTGGGTGTTATTCCTGGATGCCGACGAGCGCCTAACTCCGGAATTGTGTCAAGAAATCTCTGAAACCTTAGCTGGTAAAGCTAATCCTTCAGTGCAGGGCTATTATATTAAAAGAAACTTTTACTTTTTGGGGAGATGGCTTAAACATGGGGGCTATAAGGCCGATTATATCTTAAGGTTGATCAAAAAGCAGCAAGCCCGAATACTGAAAAGAGGAGCCTGGGAGTATGCAACTGTTCAGGGTGAATTGGGTTATTTAAATTACCCAATGCGCCATGAAGATGCCAGAGGCTTAACCTACTGGATAGCTAAACATAATAACTATGCTATTATGGAGTCCCACGAATTAGTAAGGTTGGACAATAAAGCCGGTCTTACAAATGAAGCCGCGGCCACCAACCAAAGAAAAATAGAGCATAAGTTTAAGATTTGGTTACGGGAGAAGATATGGGTTAGGATGCCGCTCTTTATCCGCCCCCTGTTTTATTTCTTTTATCGTTATATCGTGCAATTGGGCTTCCTGGATGGCAAAGAAGGGTTGATCTATTGTTTTTTGCATGGGCTATGGTATCCGTTTCTGGTTGATGCTAAATATTTGGAACTCAAGAAACGCAATTCACATTCAGGGACTTCGCCATGTAACAATGGTTGA
- a CDS encoding PHP domain-containing protein — MPVRSDTDITKIKIDLHVHTLVSKDAAAPLAAIIRAMKRLGLNAAALTDHNALALGQRWQEVQGVRLISGEEVMTTEGEIIGLFLRQAIPPELTPEDTIAAIRDQGGLTYLPHPFKNTGSRNWAEANLRRILPGIDIIEVFNGRLLNPAANRQAAQLAREVGALQGAGSDAHTPWEVGRAYVEMSEFDSPASFLDSLRTAKIFGRRPSRLGRIFMNRFIRKGLRQLMLRCERSNLP, encoded by the coding sequence TTGCCTGTAAGAAGTGATACTGATATTACTAAGATCAAAATCGACCTGCATGTCCATACCCTGGTTTCCAAGGACGCGGCTGCTCCCTTAGCCGCGATAATCCGGGCTATGAAGCGGCTGGGTCTGAACGCCGCCGCCCTTACTGATCATAATGCTCTGGCATTGGGCCAACGTTGGCAGGAAGTTCAGGGTGTTCGTCTTATTTCTGGCGAAGAGGTGATGACTACCGAGGGCGAGATCATTGGTCTGTTCTTGCGTCAGGCCATTCCGCCGGAACTAACGCCGGAAGACACCATTGCCGCCATCAGGGACCAGGGGGGTTTGACCTATCTTCCCCATCCTTTTAAAAACACCGGCAGTCGAAACTGGGCTGAGGCGAACTTAAGACGCATCCTGCCGGGCATTGACATCATCGAGGTATTTAATGGGCGCCTGCTAAATCCAGCGGCCAACCGGCAGGCGGCGCAACTGGCTAGGGAGGTAGGGGCTTTGCAAGGGGCGGGCAGCGATGCCCACACCCCCTGGGAGGTGGGACGGGCTTACGTAGAGATGTCGGAGTTCGATTCTCCAGCTTCCTTCCTGGATAGCTTACGAACTGCTAAAATCTTTGGGCGACGGCCCTCCCGTCTCGGAAGAATCTTCATGAATCGCTTTATCAGAAAAGGTCTGCGTCAGCTCATGCTCAGGTGCGAACGGTCAAATTTACCGTAA
- a CDS encoding type II toxin-antitoxin system HicA family toxin, translating into MKRQEFISQLERSGCVLSRHGSKHDIYLNHKNGKKQPVPRHTEIEETLVRHIKKYLDIV; encoded by the coding sequence GTGAAACGGCAAGAATTCATCAGTCAATTGGAAAGATCTGGGTGCGTCCTTTCCCGTCATGGCTCTAAACATGATATCTATCTCAACCATAAAAATGGGAAAAAACAACCGGTCCCCCGCCATACCGAAATTGAGGAAACCCTGGTACGGCATATAAAAAAGTATCTCGATATAGTTTGA
- a CDS encoding glycosyltransferase, whose protein sequence is MKILHITGFYEPAWHLGGVVRSVSQLCRGLARLGHEVTVFTTDSGMDRRLDVPVNRPVDVGGVTVYYFKTDFFLKFAYSRSLGQACRRLIKNFDLMHLTAFWCYPGIPAGVAARQQEMPYLVSVHGTLRKAALQHKAWKKWIYFWAIEKRNVRGAAALHYTTAMERELDAFHRFPVPSFIVPNGLEVQEFQELPEKIAAKANFGLNPQTQVVTFLGRLHQIKNLDLLMKGMSEIGLNGKELVLLLAGPDAGAEISLKNLAESSGLNSHVKFLGPVDAVGRRNLLAASDLMALVSSNENFGNAVVEAMLAGVPVLVSEHVGICREVQADGAGLVVPLKVEAIAQGLKQMLSDPARLKAMGQAAAAAARRRYDIDIVAQQMATAYEDILTGRRRPGLNWSDSQVEGR, encoded by the coding sequence ATGAAAATTCTCCATATTACAGGTTTTTATGAACCCGCCTGGCATTTGGGCGGTGTGGTTAGAAGCGTCAGTCAGCTCTGCCGGGGGTTGGCCAGGCTGGGGCACGAGGTGACGGTCTTTACTACAGACAGCGGCATGGATCGGCGGCTGGATGTACCGGTGAACCGGCCGGTGGATGTTGGTGGAGTAACGGTTTATTATTTCAAGACCGATTTTTTCCTCAAGTTTGCCTATTCCCGGAGTTTAGGCCAGGCTTGCCGGCGGCTGATCAAAAATTTTGACCTGATGCATTTGACTGCCTTTTGGTGCTATCCGGGGATTCCCGCCGGGGTTGCCGCCCGGCAACAAGAAATGCCCTACCTGGTGTCGGTACACGGCACATTGCGGAAGGCGGCCCTACAGCACAAAGCTTGGAAGAAGTGGATATATTTCTGGGCTATTGAGAAAAGGAATGTCAGGGGGGCGGCGGCGCTTCATTACACCACTGCCATGGAACGGGAGTTGGATGCCTTCCACCGTTTCCCGGTCCCCAGTTTTATCGTGCCCAATGGTTTAGAAGTGCAGGAATTCCAGGAATTGCCGGAAAAGATTGCGGCTAAGGCTAACTTTGGCCTCAACCCGCAAACTCAGGTCGTTACGTTTTTGGGGCGGTTGCACCAGATTAAAAACCTCGACCTGCTCATGAAGGGCATGTCTGAAATTGGCCTGAATGGGAAAGAGTTGGTGTTACTGTTGGCCGGACCTGACGCCGGGGCGGAAATCTCTCTTAAAAATTTGGCGGAGTCAAGCGGCCTCAATTCCCACGTAAAGTTCTTGGGGCCGGTAGATGCTGTGGGTCGCCGCAATCTCCTGGCAGCCAGCGATTTGATGGCCCTGGTAAGCAGCAACGAGAACTTCGGCAACGCGGTGGTGGAGGCTATGCTGGCCGGGGTGCCGGTGCTGGTCTCGGAGCACGTGGGCATCTGCCGGGAGGTGCAAGCCGATGGTGCGGGGCTGGTAGTGCCCTTAAAAGTCGAGGCCATTGCTCAGGGCCTGAAGCAGATGTTATCTGACCCTGCCCGGCTAAAGGCGATGGGGCAGGCGGCCGCGGCTGCGGCCCGGCGGCGCTATGACATAGATATTGTGGCCCAACAAATGGCGACCGCCTACGAGGATATTCTCACCGGGCGGCGCAGACCGGGGCTTAATTGGTCAGATAGCCAAGTTGAGGGCAGGTGA
- a CDS encoding type II toxin-antitoxin system HicB family antitoxin: MPKLTVIYWKAEKFYLGKILEHPEIMTQGETLEELFYNIKDAYFLMFFDDVPEHYEVQEISL, encoded by the coding sequence GTGCCGAAGCTGACGGTAATTTATTGGAAGGCGGAAAAATTCTATCTGGGCAAGATCCTGGAGCATCCGGAGATTATGACCCAAGGCGAGACCCTGGAAGAACTGTTTTACAATATCAAGGATGCCTATTTCCTGATGTTTTTTGACGATGTGCCGGAACATTATGAAGTTCAAGAAATTTCCCTGTGA
- a CDS encoding class I SAM-dependent methyltransferase, producing the protein MPHFEKTQEYYVKDDFYCKPSYNPPDQDIEVYSWTSKKLASMLGKTGNILDIGCGRGDFLNFMRERGWRVQGIEIHPGLVDICESRGITCQIGELGTLSFPENFFDAITFRDVLEHIPTPPHQVLSHTAQWLKPGGVMYIKVPNLDWISGPLGKLYKRGFDPGVHLYHFSQKALRRCLERAGLKPLAWDMEPPSAGSLKKYLGYLILKLAEVMTIRRFPQVYFSLAVFACKK; encoded by the coding sequence ATGCCACACTTTGAAAAGACTCAAGAATATTATGTGAAGGATGATTTTTATTGCAAGCCTTCTTATAATCCCCCCGACCAAGATATTGAAGTTTATTCCTGGACCTCAAAAAAATTGGCATCGATGCTTGGGAAAACCGGGAATATCTTGGATATCGGCTGTGGGAGGGGAGATTTTCTGAATTTTATGCGGGAACGGGGATGGCGCGTGCAGGGCATCGAAATCCATCCCGGCTTGGTCGATATTTGTGAGAGTCGTGGAATAACCTGCCAAATCGGAGAATTAGGGACTTTGTCTTTCCCTGAGAATTTCTTTGACGCCATTACCTTTCGGGATGTTTTAGAACACATACCTACCCCCCCCCATCAAGTTCTTTCCCACACGGCTCAATGGTTGAAGCCCGGAGGGGTTATGTATATCAAGGTCCCCAACCTGGATTGGATCAGTGGTCCATTGGGAAAACTTTATAAGCGAGGGTTTGATCCTGGGGTACACCTCTACCACTTTTCCCAAAAAGCTTTGCGTCGCTGCCTGGAGCGAGCCGGGCTTAAACCGCTAGCCTGGGATATGGAACCCCCTAGCGCGGGCAGTCTTAAAAAATATCTCGGCTACCTGATTCTCAAATTGGCCGAAGTCATGACGATCCGGCGTTTTCCCCAGGTATATTTTTCCCTGGCGGTCTTTGCCTGTAAGAAGTGA
- a CDS encoding glycosyltransferase, translating into MPTMWASKTLAKTYQVLVLCKDAFETKGNYPSPVKIIKIGPKRLDFNEFANLSAIQKGRDYWEFCLSVFKFIENYRPEVLIVYYPVSFFIGFISAKLFKIPLLYYVNEYYTLSDLPKKLSFHYFYKLLEKILSKKADAIIDVEKNRLRLFRKFAHLDNTPSFVVTNCPLSGLEIPTRIPKILSQCKNQKKKILLYQGIISDGHCHAEMVRALIDLPEEVVLVLLGHGQPDYKASLQNLAKTNGVEHRLLLLDRVSPEELFSYIAAADIGLLLYRPKSLNSIYAAPGKLFEYLAMGVPVIYPGKTAIREIIGPLDVGEAYREETPEDLAKSVRYLLNRLERDPHIKKRARESYLQQFNYETQFAPVMDFIAQLIKSSSK; encoded by the coding sequence ATGCCGACAATGTGGGCTAGCAAAACCCTGGCAAAAACCTACCAAGTATTGGTTCTTTGCAAGGACGCATTCGAAACTAAAGGAAATTACCCTTCCCCCGTAAAAATAATAAAAATCGGCCCTAAACGTCTCGATTTTAACGAGTTTGCTAATTTATCGGCTATTCAGAAAGGGAGAGACTATTGGGAATTCTGTCTCTCGGTATTTAAATTTATTGAAAATTATCGGCCCGAAGTGCTAATTGTTTATTACCCGGTGTCCTTTTTTATTGGATTTATTTCAGCAAAATTATTTAAGATTCCTTTGCTTTATTATGTAAATGAATATTACACTCTTTCAGATCTCCCCAAGAAATTGTCATTTCATTATTTTTACAAACTGTTAGAAAAAATATTATCGAAAAAAGCCGATGCTATAATTGATGTGGAAAAAAACCGCTTACGCCTTTTCCGAAAATTTGCACACCTGGATAACACTCCCTCGTTTGTGGTAACCAATTGTCCTCTTAGCGGGTTGGAGATTCCCACAAGAATTCCCAAAATATTATCTCAGTGCAAAAATCAAAAAAAGAAAATCCTTCTTTATCAAGGAATTATCTCAGATGGCCACTGTCATGCGGAAATGGTAAGGGCGCTTATCGACCTACCTGAGGAAGTTGTATTAGTTTTATTGGGTCACGGTCAACCAGATTATAAGGCTTCATTACAAAATCTTGCCAAGACAAACGGGGTTGAGCATCGTCTATTGTTGCTGGATCGAGTGAGTCCAGAGGAATTGTTTTCTTATATCGCCGCCGCCGATATAGGATTGTTGCTTTATCGACCGAAAAGTCTCAATTCCATCTATGCGGCTCCTGGGAAACTGTTCGAATATTTAGCCATGGGAGTCCCGGTCATTTACCCCGGCAAGACTGCCATTAGGGAAATTATCGGCCCATTGGATGTGGGAGAAGCTTATAGAGAAGAAACCCCTGAAGATTTAGCAAAATCTGTGAGATATCTTTTAAACCGGTTAGAAAGAGATCCCCATATCAAGAAGAGGGCCAGAGAAAGTTATTTACAGCAATTTAATTATGAAACTCAATTTGCCCCGGTGATGGATTTTATCGCTCAATTAATAAAAAGCTCAAGCAAATAA
- a CDS encoding carboxylate--amine ligase has translation MATVLVTDAKQRKAVPIIRALGRRGIPVIAGDDQRFSMGFFSKYCRQALVYPSPENQPERFRDWLLSQARKGVFDILFAIDERTLDVVTKCGEELGKYVRVPTVPHAVYGLARDKYETISLAESLGIPCPKTARLESFATLEEVYRTWSLPVVLKPRRSSGSRGLLYIRTMKDLQSSYQRITRFEDYLVQEYIPSGGEALGVEVLLNQRAEPRATFVHRRLREYPLNGGPSTLRESVSNPELVNMGIRLLQAMGWYGVAMVEFKSDPRDGQPKLMEINPKFWGSIALPIASGVDFPYLLYRLVLDGDIEPVNGYRLGVRCRWLLPGDFLHFLANPKRWQLNPSFFQFRGENLYYDLLSWDDPGPLWGMFCSVLTSLTDKTFWKKYLCSDR, from the coding sequence ATGGCTACCGTATTAGTCACCGACGCCAAGCAGCGCAAGGCAGTGCCGATTATCCGGGCCCTGGGCCGCCGCGGGATTCCGGTCATCGCCGGAGATGACCAGCGCTTCAGTATGGGCTTCTTCTCCAAATATTGCCGTCAGGCCCTGGTTTACCCATCTCCTGAAAACCAGCCAGAAAGATTCCGGGATTGGCTGCTATCCCAAGCCCGAAAAGGGGTCTTTGATATACTTTTCGCCATCGACGAGCGCACACTGGATGTAGTAACCAAATGTGGTGAAGAACTTGGTAAATACGTGCGGGTGCCGACGGTTCCACATGCTGTGTATGGCTTGGCCCGGGATAAGTACGAAACCATTAGTTTGGCCGAATCTCTGGGGATACCTTGTCCAAAAACGGCGAGACTGGAAAGCTTTGCAACCCTGGAGGAAGTTTATAGAACTTGGTCGTTACCGGTAGTTCTCAAACCCCGGCGGAGTTCAGGCTCCCGAGGTTTGCTTTACATCCGAACCATGAAAGACCTGCAGTCCAGCTATCAGCGCATAACACGGTTTGAGGACTATCTCGTACAGGAGTATATTCCTTCCGGAGGTGAGGCCTTGGGGGTGGAGGTTTTGCTAAACCAGCGCGCCGAACCCCGTGCCACCTTCGTCCACCGCCGCCTGCGGGAGTATCCCCTCAACGGCGGCCCGAGCACTTTGAGAGAAAGCGTCTCCAACCCAGAATTGGTAAATATGGGGATTCGATTGCTTCAGGCCATGGGATGGTATGGGGTGGCTATGGTGGAGTTTAAAAGTGACCCAAGAGATGGACAGCCCAAGCTTATGGAGATCAACCCCAAATTCTGGGGCTCCATAGCCTTACCCATCGCTTCCGGGGTGGATTTCCCTTATCTCCTTTACCGGCTGGTCCTAGATGGCGACATCGAACCGGTTAACGGCTATCGTCTGGGTGTGCGGTGCCGCTGGCTGCTGCCGGGAGATTTTCTGCACTTCTTGGCCAACCCTAAACGCTGGCAGCTTAATCCCAGCTTTTTTCAATTCCGAGGCGAAAACCTTTACTATGACCTGCTTTCCTGGGATGACCCGGGGCCGCTCTGGGGGATGTTCTGTTCGGTCTTGACTTCTTTAACTGATAAGACTTTTTGGAAGAAATACCTCTGCTCTGACCGCTGA
- a CDS encoding class I SAM-dependent methyltransferase, with amino-acid sequence MFKEKISCCPACGGQAIGFWLKKEKSGVIYDLWKCSTCQTGFMNPQPTKKFLASVYARSGHGLSEPISYPEVLRREEEYPNATVDSERLVSWAINYMGGGRNNQQYAIDIGSGFGFFSRAALQSGFKVKSINPGKWENQVFAEMNGFSPIPAFFEDLDLQGEKFDLVILSQVLEHIEKPYDFLVKIREIIKPGGILAIAVPNVNSIFVKILRDKDNGCLWVPEHLIHFSKLGLKALLSRTGFEIQRHIYLSRIPYFSLSNKLKLTGFKRNAVNFGVKVLQYLPLKICNLTGTGIMHNLWASPKNSQLP; translated from the coding sequence ATGTTTAAAGAGAAAATTAGCTGCTGTCCAGCGTGCGGTGGCCAAGCCATTGGGTTTTGGTTAAAAAAAGAGAAATCTGGAGTAATATATGACCTTTGGAAATGTTCTACCTGCCAAACTGGGTTTATGAACCCTCAACCCACTAAAAAATTCCTCGCCTCAGTTTATGCACGTTCGGGCCATGGACTTTCGGAGCCAATTTCTTATCCAGAGGTGCTCAGACGTGAGGAAGAATATCCAAATGCCACAGTAGATTCGGAAAGGTTAGTCAGTTGGGCCATAAATTATATGGGGGGGGGAAGAAATAATCAACAATATGCAATAGATATCGGTTCTGGTTTTGGGTTTTTTAGTCGTGCCGCACTCCAGTCAGGTTTTAAGGTCAAGTCGATCAACCCTGGTAAGTGGGAAAACCAAGTTTTTGCAGAGATGAATGGTTTTAGTCCTATACCTGCTTTTTTTGAAGACCTCGATCTTCAGGGCGAGAAATTTGATTTGGTTATTCTGAGCCAAGTTTTAGAGCATATTGAAAAGCCGTACGATTTTTTAGTAAAAATTAGAGAAATTATAAAACCAGGAGGGATTTTAGCAATTGCGGTCCCTAATGTAAACTCAATTTTCGTAAAAATATTAAGGGATAAAGACAATGGCTGTTTATGGGTTCCAGAGCATTTAATCCATTTTTCGAAACTTGGGCTAAAAGCACTTTTGTCCAGAACCGGTTTTGAGATTCAGAGGCATATCTATCTAAGTAGAATACCATATTTTAGTTTAAGTAATAAACTAAAGCTAACAGGTTTTAAGCGTAATGCGGTTAATTTTGGCGTTAAAGTTTTGCAATATTTGCCACTTAAAATCTGTAATCTAACTGGCACCGGAATAATGCATAATCTATGGGCCAGTCCCAAAAACAGTCAATTACCATGA